The nucleotide window GTGATTTGCACAAGTCCTTTTTCTTTAACGATCACTTCTGGATCTTTGCCTGACTGCCACATTTCCTGGAAAACTGTTTTTGCAATTTTTCCAGAGATCGTGCCGTTATCAATCAAAGCCACCATGCGACCCAATTGTTTTGGTTTGATCGGCGAATCAGTGATGTCCTTATTTGCATTATTAAGTTCACGCAAGAGCTCAGTCATGACCCAGTTAGAAGAAGCTTTAAAGTTTTTAGACTCTTTCGCTGTTTCTTCATAGAAATCTGCCAAAGCTTTTTCAGTCGTCAAAACCAAAGCATCGTATTCCGGCAAGCCTTGTTCCGCTTGGAAGCGCTTCGCACGGGCAATCGGCAACTCCGGCAACTCTTTGCGGAAACCTTCAACCATGGCTTCTGTCACGATCAGTGGCAAAAGATCCGGATCTGGGAAGTAGCGATAGTCTTGGGCATCTTCTTTAGCACGCATTGAAACCGTACGGTTTTTATCCGGATCCCACAAGCGGGTTTCCTGAACAATTTTTTCGCCACGCTCAAGAGCGTCGATTTGGCGTTCAATTTCATATTCGATCGCTTTTTCAACGAAACGGAATGAATTTACGTTTTTGATTTCCACTTTCGTTCCGAATTGAGGTGCGCCCACTTTGCGAACGGAAACGTTGCAGTCACAACGCATCGATCCTTCTTCAAGATTTCCATCGCACACATCCAGATAGCGAACGATTTGGCGAACAGCTCTGCCGTACTCTGCAGCTTCAGCAGGAGTGCGCATATCCGGACCCGTCACGATCTCAAGAAGTGGAATGCCTGCGCGATTCAAATTGATCAAAGTGTAGTCACCAGAGTGATTTGATTTACCAGCATCTTCTTCCAAGTGGGCTCTGGTGATACTCACAGTTTTATCCACACCATCTACCTTGAAAGTGATCGTACCACTTTCGCAAATTGGCTGATCGTACTGAGAGATCTGGTAGCCCTTAGGAAGATCTGGATAGAAATAGTTTTTACGAGCAAAAACTGATTTTTTGCGGATTTCGCAACCCAATGCCAAACCTGTTTTGATCGCGTACTCGATTGCTTTTTTATTCACAACCGGCAAAGTACCCGGCATTCCGGCGCTGATGGGCGAAACGTTTTCGTTATCTCCAGCATCAAACGTCGTAGGATCCGCACAGAACATTTTACTTTTCGTACTAAGTTGTACGTGAATTTCGATACCAATTACTGGTTCATAACCTCTAGATGACATGTGGATTTTTTCCTTTCACCGGAGAAACGCTCTCAAGAGCGGCAGCAACGTTGAGCATTTTTTGCTCTTCAAAGTGGCTCGCAGTCAGTTGGATGCCGATAGGCAAGCCGGCCTTAGACATTCCAAAAGGAACGCTCATGCCAGGAAGGCCCGCCAAGTTTGTTGAGGTTGTGAAGATGTCATTCAAATACATCGTCAATGGATCATTCACAAGTTCACCAATTTTGAAAGCTGGAGACGTTGTGACCGGGCTAACAATAGCATCACATTGCTTGAAAGCCGCTAAATATTGATTCGTTAGAAGACGACGAACTTGGCCTGCCTTATTGTAGAAAGCATCATAGTAGCCGCTTGAAAGACAATAAGTGCCAAGCATAATACGGCGCTTTACTTCATTACCAAATCCTTCGCCACGTGTCTTTCCATAGAAATCTTCAAGATCGATAGACGACAAGTTTTTGAATTCCGAACGATAACCGAAGCGCACACCATCATAACGAGCTAAGTTAGAGGAAGCTTCGCTGGTCGCTACCAGATAATAAATTGGTACGGCAAACTCTGTCATTGATACTGAAACTTCAACGATTTCAGCACCCATTTTTTTTAGCGTTTCCAAAGAATCATCGAAAGTTTTTTGAACATCAGCGTCCAAGCCACCTTTCATGTATTCTTTAATAACACCAATTTTCATACCTTTGATATTGGTAGAAATATTTTTGCTCCATTGTGGAACTGCTTTTTGTGAGGTTGTAGAGTCCATCGGGTCATGGCCACAAATTGCTTCCATTGTAAGTGCCGCATCTTGCACAGAACTTACCATCGGACCCGCTTGATCCAAAGAAGAAGCAAAAGCGATAATGCCGTAACGGCTTACACGACCATACGTTGGCTTAACGCCCACGATACCGCAAAAACTTGCTGGCTGACGAATCGATCCACCTGTGTCGGTTCCAATAGTACCGGCCACCAAGCGCGCCGATTGCGCAGCTGCCGAACCACCTGAAGAGCCCCCAGGAACTCTTTCCAAGTCCCATGGATTTTTAACATTGCCATGAAAAGATGTTTCGTTCGAAGAGCCCATAGCGAACTCGTCTTGATTCAATTTTCCCATCACAACCACGCCGGCTTGCTTCAAGCGAGCCACTACAGTTGCGTCGTAGGGAGGAACGAAGTTGCTAAGCATCTTTGATCCCGCGGTAGTCGTAAGACCTTTTGTGCAAAGCATTTCTTTGATGCCAAAAGGAACACCCGCCAATGCGCCCACATTTTCGCCTTTAGCGATGCGAGCATCAATAGCTTCCGCATCTTTCAAAGCGTCTTGATTTAAAGATGTAAAAGCATTCAACTTTGGATTCAAAGCCTGAATGCGGGATTGAAAGTGCGCCGTCACTTCTTTCGCACTGACCTTCTTAGATTTAACGGCGTCAGAAATTTCACTCAATGAGGCAAATGTTAATTCCATATTCATAATCCTTATACAACCGGTGGTACTTTAAAGAGGTTGCCCGTGCGAGATGGAGCATTTGCAGTCATCTCTTCTGCGGTGAAGTCTTTTTTTGCTTCGTCATCGCGCCAGTAAGCTTCAATTTCGGTAGGGGTGATCAATGGTTCAACACCAGCTGTGTCGACCTTTGCGATTTGTTCAAAGTTATGAAGAACTTTTTCAAGTTGAGCGCTGTACTGAGCTGCTTCCGCTTCGGTGATATGCAGGCGAGCAAGTTTGGCAATATGCTCGATGGTTTTTTTATCAATCACGACAATCTCCTATTTTTCGAATCTGGCATTTATGGAGTGATCCATGGGGATTTAACGCTTAAGAATGTAATAAAAATTCCTGTGTCAGTCACCAAGTCCCTGAAGGAGGACCAGTTGTAGCGCTGCAACAGGAAAGCTTCCGCGTGATTCGCCGAGATTCCCTTGCTAAAGTCCGACCTATGTCCCAAAAGCGAACTCAGAAAAATAGCCAAGGAAGCCCCCAAGTACGTCATGAGGAGTTGAAAAAACTCATCTCAACCCATGATCACAACTATTACGTCCTCGATAAGCCAACAATTACAGATTTTGAATACGATCAATTGTTTCAAGAGCTTTTGGATCTTGAGGCAACAACTGAGGGTTTGGGCATTTCTGATTCACCCTCCCAACGCGTCGGAGGCCAGGTTCTTGAGTCTTTCAAAAAAGTAAACCATCGAATTCCGATGCTTTCCTTGGGCAATAGTTATTCGCCTGAAGATATCTTCGATTTCGATGAGCGCGTAAAAAAATTCCTCAATACTGAAAATGAAATTGAGTACTTCTGTGAGCCGAAATTTGACGGACTCTCCATGGAGTTGGTCTATGAGAAGGGTCAACTTATTCGCGCCCTCACCCGAGGTGACGGTACCGTTGGTGAAGATGTCACCCAAAACATCAAAACCATCAAAAGTATACCTCTGAAACTTGCAACCAAAGACGCGCCTGAGATTCTTGAAGTGCGTGGCGAAGTTTTAATCTTCAAACAGGATTTCGCAAAATTAAATGAAGCACAGCAAGAAAATGGGCAGCAGACCTTTGCAAATCCTCGCAATGCCGCGGCCGGATCCATGCGCCAGCTTGATCCCAAAGTTACAGCCTCGCGCCCGTTGAAGTTCTTCGGATATGCTCTGGGCATGGTCGAAGGTCTTTCGTTTAAGACCCAGGAAGGTATTGAAGAATACTTTGCAGAACATGGGATTCCGACAGCTCTGAAAGCAAATTCTGATCTCGTGCGCGTCTGCAAGGGCCCTCAAGAAGTCGTTGATTATTATCATCATATTGGAACAGTTCGCCCTTCATTGCCATTTGATATCGATGGAATCGTCGTAAAAGTGAACTCGCTCAGAATTCAGGATGATTTGGGTTTGGTTGCGCGCAGTCCACGCTGGGCCACTGCCGCAAAATTTAAACCTGAACAAGCGACAACAGTAATTGAAGAGATCAATGTTCAAGTCGGCCGCACCGGCGCCCTCACGCCTGTAGCTATTATGACTCCCGTTAAAGTAGGGGGCGTCACCGTCACTAATGCGACTCTTCACAATCAAGACGAGATCAACCGCAAAGATGTGCGCGTGGGCGACACCGTCGTCATTCAAAGAGCTGGTGATGTTATTCCCGAAGTCGTATCGGTTGTTCTGGATAAGCGGCCCAAAAATAGCATTCCCTTTTTGATGCCCACTGCATGTCCTGCTTGTAAATCACCTGTCGAAAAACTCGAGGGTGAAGTTGTCACTCGATGTGTGAATCCATTGTGTGTCGCTGTAGTTAAAGAGTCGCTCAAGCACTTTGTTGCCAGACGAGCGATGAATATTGATAAAGTTGGTGATCGTCTCATTGAAACTCTTGTCGACCACAAGCTACTAACTTGCTTCTCAGATTTCTATCGCCTGACAAAAGAACAAATCCTGTCTTTGGACCGACAGGGCGAAAAATCCGCCGAAAATATAATTGCCAGCATTGAAAAGAGCAAAAACCCACCACTCGCACGCTTTATCTTTGCCTTGGGAATTCGCTTTGTCGGCGAACAAACTGGAAAACTTCTGGCAGATCATTTTGTTAACATCGAAAACTTTTTGAAGGCCAATGAAGAAGAGCTGCTTCAAGTCCCGGAAATTGGACCAAAGGTGGCCAAATCCATTATCGAATGGACCGCGAATGCGCGTTTAGTTCAAGAGGTTCACGACATGCAGAAACTCGGTGTTCACATCACCAATCCCGTGCGTGCGACCGAAGGGGCTTTGTCGGGTATGAGCTTCTTGATTACAGGAACACTGCCTGTCAAACGAGACGACGCAAAAGATGTTATCGAAAAAAATGGCGGCAAAATATTAAGCTCGGTATCTTCTAAATTGAGCTATCTGGTCGTCGGCGATGATCCTGGATCCAAAGTCGAAAAGGCACAAAGCCTCGGGGTGAAAATCATCTCTTGGGACGAACTCCAACAGATGCTTTAGGAATTACAAATAAAAAAACCCACAGCAAAACTGTGGGTTTTTTGTTCTTTAAGGAATTGAAAAATAAGAAGACCTACTTTTCAAAAACTAATTAAAGATGATCAATAACGATATCACGAGCCATTACTGTTTTGCGGCCATCAGCTTTAGCGCTGTCTACGCCTTTCAAGCAAAGTTGCTCAATAGCTTTGCTAAGTACGTCGATAGTCTCAGCTGAAGTGTTCATGCCACCTTTTTCTTTGATCAATTTTTTTACTTTGCTAGTTACTACAAGAACTTCTGTCATGTTGAACCTCTCCATGCGTGATTAAATGTAACATTAAAAGGTTTGCATAGGGTCTAGGAATTGACAAAGAAAAATCATTTTTGCGGCGCACTAAGTTGAGATGCGCCTTAACCTCATCACGCTATTTTAACGCGCAGATGGATTCACAACTTCAGATTTTCCTTCGAGGAATCGCATCAATTCAGCCTGTCGAACGTTATTTTCTCCGGGAGAAATCCACACAAAAGTCTTTTGATCCAGAGGTTTTGTGCACTCAACATCTAGGAATGCAGGAGACCAGCATCCGCTGTTCAGATGTTCCACCGATCCAATAATTTCATGGCGAGTGATATGGGTGTGTCCATATATAATTCGCTTCACCTTCGTGATCGCGCTGGCCATAGCGAGCACACGATCATCCGGCTCTTTGTAGCTTGAAACCAAAGAGCTGATTGATTTGCT belongs to Bdellovibrio svalbardensis and includes:
- the gatA gene encoding Asp-tRNA(Asn)/Glu-tRNA(Gln) amidotransferase subunit GatA, which produces MELTFASLSEISDAVKSKKVSAKEVTAHFQSRIQALNPKLNAFTSLNQDALKDAEAIDARIAKGENVGALAGVPFGIKEMLCTKGLTTTAGSKMLSNFVPPYDATVVARLKQAGVVVMGKLNQDEFAMGSSNETSFHGNVKNPWDLERVPGGSSGGSAAAQSARLVAGTIGTDTGGSIRQPASFCGIVGVKPTYGRVSRYGIIAFASSLDQAGPMVSSVQDAALTMEAICGHDPMDSTTSQKAVPQWSKNISTNIKGMKIGVIKEYMKGGLDADVQKTFDDSLETLKKMGAEIVEVSVSMTEFAVPIYYLVATSEASSNLARYDGVRFGYRSEFKNLSSIDLEDFYGKTRGEGFGNEVKRRIMLGTYCLSSGYYDAFYNKAGQVRRLLTNQYLAAFKQCDAIVSPVTTSPAFKIGELVNDPLTMYLNDIFTTSTNLAGLPGMSVPFGMSKAGLPIGIQLTASHFEEQKMLNVAAALESVSPVKGKNPHVI
- the gatC gene encoding Asp-tRNA(Asn)/Glu-tRNA(Gln) amidotransferase subunit GatC; its protein translation is MIDKKTIEHIAKLARLHITEAEAAQYSAQLEKVLHNFEQIAKVDTAGVEPLITPTEIEAYWRDDEAKKDFTAEEMTANAPSRTGNLFKVPPVV
- the ligA gene encoding NAD-dependent DNA ligase LigA, whose protein sequence is MSQKRTQKNSQGSPQVRHEELKKLISTHDHNYYVLDKPTITDFEYDQLFQELLDLEATTEGLGISDSPSQRVGGQVLESFKKVNHRIPMLSLGNSYSPEDIFDFDERVKKFLNTENEIEYFCEPKFDGLSMELVYEKGQLIRALTRGDGTVGEDVTQNIKTIKSIPLKLATKDAPEILEVRGEVLIFKQDFAKLNEAQQENGQQTFANPRNAAAGSMRQLDPKVTASRPLKFFGYALGMVEGLSFKTQEGIEEYFAEHGIPTALKANSDLVRVCKGPQEVVDYYHHIGTVRPSLPFDIDGIVVKVNSLRIQDDLGLVARSPRWATAAKFKPEQATTVIEEINVQVGRTGALTPVAIMTPVKVGGVTVTNATLHNQDEINRKDVRVGDTVVIQRAGDVIPEVVSVVLDKRPKNSIPFLMPTACPACKSPVEKLEGEVVTRCVNPLCVAVVKESLKHFVARRAMNIDKVGDRLIETLVDHKLLTCFSDFYRLTKEQILSLDRQGEKSAENIIASIEKSKNPPLARFIFALGIRFVGEQTGKLLADHFVNIENFLKANEEELLQVPEIGPKVAKSIIEWTANARLVQEVHDMQKLGVHITNPVRATEGALSGMSFLITGTLPVKRDDAKDVIEKNGGKILSSVSSKLSYLVVGDDPGSKVEKAQSLGVKIISWDELQQML
- the gatB gene encoding Asp-tRNA(Asn)/Glu-tRNA(Gln) amidotransferase subunit GatB, whose translation is MSSRGYEPVIGIEIHVQLSTKSKMFCADPTTFDAGDNENVSPISAGMPGTLPVVNKKAIEYAIKTGLALGCEIRKKSVFARKNYFYPDLPKGYQISQYDQPICESGTITFKVDGVDKTVSITRAHLEEDAGKSNHSGDYTLINLNRAGIPLLEIVTGPDMRTPAEAAEYGRAVRQIVRYLDVCDGNLEEGSMRCDCNVSVRKVGAPQFGTKVEIKNVNSFRFVEKAIEYEIERQIDALERGEKIVQETRLWDPDKNRTVSMRAKEDAQDYRYFPDPDLLPLIVTEAMVEGFRKELPELPIARAKRFQAEQGLPEYDALVLTTEKALADFYEETAKESKNFKASSNWVMTELLRELNNANKDITDSPIKPKQLGRMVALIDNGTISGKIAKTVFQEMWQSGKDPEVIVKEKGLVQITDPAAIAKIIDEVLAANAQNVEDHKSGKKKNLFGFFVGAVMKASKGQANPELVNQILLEKLK